In Zonotrichia albicollis isolate bZonAlb1 chromosome 5, bZonAlb1.hap1, whole genome shotgun sequence, the genomic window GGAAATACCACATGCCATCTCACAGCACAGCACCTTTACACAACAGAACTACTGCAACAAGGCTAGCACAGATACCCTTCTTCCTATGGGATGAAGAGAATTAGATGAGATCCTCTGTACAGTAACAAGATTgtgggaagaaagaaaggatttttttttttttacttttaacaaCAGGATGCTTTTGTAATACAGCCCTTATACAGGAGGAGAATACACATAACTCCATCATTCTAGCTATACAAATCTGCAAAGATGTAAACAGATGTTCTCCTTATAGGGGACTTGAAACAAACCCAAAGCTTACCCCTAGGCACTTCTGAGTACAGAGCTCCTGGCTCTGAGTTCAGCCTGTACTTGCTGTCCAAGGTTTCCCTGCCAGCAGAACTATTTAATCAGGTGCCAATCAACACAGGTTGCCATCTAACCCAGCTGGGCCTCAGTCCTgcagtcctgctgctgcagcagagcctccTGAACCCATATACAGGGTCATCTGAAGATCCAGAGAGGTGACCTGCCTCCTCAGAAGGATACCACTTGCTCATTAGAAAAGCACAGAGACACATCTAGAGACGGCATTTCAGTACAAAAGACTCTAGAGGAGCTGGGATTTCATGTTCACTGCCCTAAATAACAATTATTTTCCTAACAGGAAAGTCTATAAGAACTGGGGCCAGGAGTCCTGGAAACAGCCTAACAGACAAAATGATCCATGCAAAAAGCTGGACTTAGAGaatccagcagcaggaatgagACTATAGAGAACCCTCCCTTAACTTTAAATGTCTTTGAATAAGACAACATCTTCAACTAATTTATTGTTGTAAAAACATTTAGGAAAAAAGTCACTGCAAAAGGTTGAGTAATTTTCTGCAAATTTAACATCTCCTATTACATCTCTTTAAGCAAATATGTAATTTCACTCTACCACAGATGAAATCAATTTTTCAATTAAGTTTCTTGCTAAGAGTAATGTACAACAAATATTAAACTGGTAGCCTATTTAGCAGCAGTAGTTAAGTATAAGTAGTAAAGATTCTGTCCcacttttctgtttctcttcagGAAAAGAACTTGGAAATACCCAGCACACCCCTGGGGTGGCTACTGGGGAGTTGAGTGAATTTTGCACCCACTCCTGAATCTATTTAACCTATTCTCTAGGCTGTGTGTGACATATACCTGTAGGTAGGAATTTTTGCTGCCTAGTACGGAAAGGAACCAGTTAAGACTACTAAATAAAATGACCACCTGGTTTCAACTCCATTCTTGCCTTGCATGACGAAACAGGTTGAATTGGCTTAGGCGCACAAAACTTTAGCTTGTGTAGGCCCACACTGCAGCAAATGTGAGAAGCCTTGAGAGATCTGGTCTGGTATCTGGTTGTTCAGCCACTTGTCACACCACCCAGAGGAAGCAGACAACATTCACGCTGTCTGGAATGGCAAGTGTCCAACACTGCAGCTGGAACTACCTACAAACTCCATGAATTATCCAAATATTTATCTTAAGAAGTAGGGCTGGGGGAAAAAGCAAgcacaaaaaataaagaaagaaaaatagcagcaggagctgagtaCATTTCCATAAAACAAGGCAGTGCTACACTAGACTGCTTGGCCAATGTAGGACTGCAATTTCTCCTGAACAACAGCTCAAGTCTTGTCTGATGTCACTAACATTAGTATAAGGGCATTTTGCTGCTACAGCTTGTTTCCTGGGGGAGAGCTTACTATAAACTACATTACCCAAAGTTGCTTTTGTGTCTGGAAATTGTACTCATCTTACAAATGCAGGTTTGTTACCAAATCTCCCTTGCACAGATTTAGCTTTTCAGCGAAACACTAACAAATTATGCAGATTCAGGGAACAAACAGCACGTGAGCCCTCTCAGCAGTGAAACAGAGCACAAGAGGACACACAAGTGTCCTTAAAACCAGACATGAAATTTTCACTATACAAAGCAAGATCATGGGGAGAGTagaagggaaatgaaaagcCAGTCCTTTGGCTAAGGCCCCAAGAGCGCAGAAAACAGTACATTTCACACCATTACATTACAAACatctcctttcttcctcctaAAAGATGTAGTAGGGCAGTGCTGATTtggtttaaaatgtaattttagtCCCCATCACCAGAAGTTCAGCAATTTGAAGCACTGCAGCTTTTGATATACCACCCATTTACATAAACACATAAATCCACTGACATAGTGACAGTGTTGAAATACGTCATCCAAATAGTATCTATAAAATTTTACTGTTGTACATAAATAATGACAAGGCACAGAACAGCCACCAGTCCAAGAGCTTGTAGGCCAAGAAACCAGAGCATAACCCAGAAGAATATAATTATCACAGGTTCTACTATCCGTTCTCCAAAGTACATCCTTGTGAAGCCTATTCTGATAAGgcttttgtttagttctccaaACAGAGTTCCCATCTTTTTGTAGTCATCTATCACAGGTTCCGTGCTGTGGCTCCTTTGCTCTTGGTGGACCTGTAGGCAGAAGACAAAAAGAGGAAATGTGTTGCACAATTTTATTACTGTGATTCTGAACAAGTCTCTCATCTGTTTCTATCTGAATGCATAACACTAAGATACACATGCAATAAATCTACTTCTTAAATCAAGAAATTGAAAATACTACATACATAACTTGTGACCTTGGTACAATGCTAAGGATGTAATTTGTCCAAACCTGGGACATCTGAAGTGGTGCTACAAATACATGACAGCCTCCCTCCCCTCCAGAGGAGACGTAAAGCTCTCCTACAGGTCATACATCTTACCTGTCTGTGCAACCTGTCTGTGGTTGTCAGGGCAACCACAATGGAATGAGATGTCTCTAATTCCAGGGAGGGGATTTGGCTGAACTATTTCCAGAACATCTCCAGAACTACAAGAATGATATCAAACTATTAAACATGTACTATGAAGTGTTTTGCACTGAAGCCCAGGGAACTGAAGGGCTGCTAATCACTGCTGAAAGAAGGGCACTGGATTTGACCAGGAAAGTAAACATCTGTCCCAATGTTGGTGTAAGGAACCATACAAGTCAGACAAAGGAAGACAGATGAAAGGACTGCATAGTGGTGGTATAAAAAagcaaagggaaggagaaaCAAGTTCTGGACTTTTTGTGAAATAACAAATGGCAGAGCAAATGTACAGGAAGGCAGAGATCCATCTTTAAATGAAGATGCCACAGGTAAATATCAGTGCAGAAAACAGGAACGTTTCACCATGTAAACTGTAACTAGATTAAAGTTTGAGATCCCATCTCTCTTCCCCAGTGTCCAGAGATTCTTTGCACAAAACCTTATCGCCTTGTGTGTGGGTATGACAGGGCAAACATGCTTTCAAGATGATGAACATGAATATTCTAATGCTTCCATTAGGCAGCAGTGAAAACACATACAGCAGGTACTCACAAATAATTCAGTTGACTGATCAATAGGTCCTACAAATTGCCCACAAGCTCTATGTGCAATTAGTCTACTCCCAGATTCAAAGCAAACATGTTCCATCTTCTAGGATGAATGCTATTCTGCATCCCTTGCTCCATGGCTTGGTCTTGGTAGAGAAACAGAAATTCCTTTTCACACCAGTTCCAGGCTTTCCATTAGAGAGCAAATAATAAAGTGAACTACCATTCTTACAGAAAAACATACAGCAAAGACCAACGGAAGCCAGTACTGCTCTTCTAGGTCAGACTTTAGGCCACCATGCAGAACCTGCTGGCTGAATGCTCTGGATAAAGCcctacagctgctgctggaagaaaaaccccaaaagtccCTCAGCTGAAAGTaccaggtttttttcttttttaaatttacttaCTCACAAAGAGTCTGGTTTAAGCTTCAGTACTGAATCTCATGAAGGGACAGGTGCAGAAAGCCTAAATAGTAATGTGTTCGTAACTAATTCATAACTAATACTCTGTTCACTCCTTCTGTGGTTCTAGAGAACATCCTGAgcaggcacaactgcagcacTGGAGGTTATGTACAGACAGGCACTTGCCTGCCTCTTCTCAGCCAACTTTGCGGGCCCCGGTTGTTTTCTCCCCCTTACTGGATTTTCTTCAGCATATTAGCTTTAACTGTGCTTTATTTAATTCAATTTAATTCAAAGAAACATTGACTCATCAATAATCCCAATGTTTCAAGATCAGTCTTTTCCAGAGAAGCAGGGCCCCTTGTGAGCCCCTGTAAACTTGGCAGGGCGGGGAACACAATGGAACTCTCATCCCTCCATTCCTAAAGAGCACAGGGAGACAAATGGACTCTTAGCCTAAGTGTATACTGACCACAGCAACCAGGGGAAAAGagaagggatgtgctgggaagggaaaataaatgtatttgctTCCTGCATGCAGAGACCAGAGAGAGCATGTGACACGGGATGGTGGAGAGGATCAGAGCACAGCTCACATCAAGCAATGCACAGACCACTTCTGAGAGAACAGCTGAGAAATCACTGCATTTTCTAGCCATGGCCAGA contains:
- the FAM241A gene encoding uncharacterized protein FAM241A produces the protein MGSAAQLPPPAPLGECEREAGAAAARHRRRPEEQVHQEQRSHSTEPVIDDYKKMGTLFGELNKSLIRIGFTRMYFGERIVEPVIIIFFWVMLWFLGLQALGLVAVLCLVIIYVQQ